The genomic window TGGCGCGCGCCCTTTGGGTCCGCGGTCGTGCCGGAGCTGTAGAAGAGCCAGCGAATGGGAGCACCGCCGTCGTCGACTTCGGCGGGGGGCGGTTGCAAGGTTGCGGGATCTCCGTCGGGGATGCTGTCGGTGACGACCATCACCTCGAGCCCGTCTCGATCGGCCGCGATCTCGGCGGCCATGCCCGGGTAGTCGAATCCACGCCAGGGACCGGGGACGACGAGCAGGCTGCTCTTCGCCTGCTTTGTGATGAAGCCCACTTCCTTGTGGCGGTAGATCGGGAGGATCGGATTCTGCGTGGCCCCGAGCCGCGAGAGCGCTGCGACGAGCACGAGGGACTCCCAGTTCGTCGGGAGCATCCACGAAACCATCGAGTCGGTGCCGACCCCCTGGGCCTGAAGGCCCGCAGCGCAGCGCTCAGCCGCGTCGCGGTACTCTTTGAAGGTGGCGCGCCGATCGTTCTCGTCGACTGTGAAGAGCGCATTGGGGGTCGCTGCGGCGCGGGCCTCGATCAGGGCCCAGAAGCCGCCCGCCTGAAGGTAGGGCGTGGAGTCATTCTGCATCAGCGGGGTTTATCGGGGCGCCACCGGCGGTGCAAAGTGAGGCCGGGCGGCCCTAGGAGGAGTCGGTCGGGCTCCGCTTTACCTCGTAGGCGTCGAGGTCGAGCGAGGAGAGCATCTCGTGGTGTTGGCCCATGGTTCGGGGCCACTGCGTGACGATGCGCCCGCTGGGCGCGCGGTAGTAGTCGGTGCACCCCGCGAACCAGACCTTGACCGCCGCGATCTCCCGCTGCAGCTCTTCGTTGTACTCGGCCATGGGTTCCGGTTTCACGTCGACCCACGCGAGGCCCTCGTCGGCGATGCGCTGGATGTGCAGCATCGCGTGCTCGACGTGGTACTCGATCATCGTGATTAGCGAGTCGCTGTTCGTGTTCGGTCCGTAGAGCATGAAGAGGTTGGGGAAGCCCGCGGTCGTGACCCCCTTGTAGGCCTGGGCACCGTCGCTCCAGGCCTCCTCGATCGTGACGCCGCCCCGGCCGCGAACGTCGAGGGCCGAGAGGTACTTGGTCGTCTTGAACCCGGTTGCGAGAATCAGGGTCTCGATCTCGCGCTCCGTACCATCCACCGCCACGATCGAGTTCTTGGTGATGCGTTCGACCCCGCTGGTGATGAGCTCCAGGTTCGGACGATTGAAGGCCGGGTAGTAGTCGTTGGAGAAGAGGGGTCGCTTGCAGCCCCAGGGGTGGGTCGGCACGAGCTTCGCGCGAACCTCGGGATCCTCGACCAGCGCGATGTTCCCGTGGCACGCGGCTTCCATGTCCGGCTGGATGAAGTCGAAGGTCTGCGGGCCGCCGCTGTTGATGCGGTTGAAGATCTCGTCGCGCACGCCCTGGGCCACATCCGGGTTGGCGCGGAAGTGTTCCAGAACGTCTTCGGGGTAGGGGTCATCTTGCTTGGGCATGACCCAGTTCGCGGTGCGTTGGTAATAGTCGACGCGCGCGGCATCCTTCACGATCTGCGGAACGAATTGCACCGCGCTCGCAGCGCTGCCGACCACGCCGACCCTCTCCCCGGACAGATCGTGGTCCCAATTCCAGCGGGCGGAGTGGAAGCGCGTGCCCTCGAACGAATCGAGGCCTTCGATCTCGGGGTAGTTCAGCTCGTTGAACATGCCGATGGCGCTCACGACGACATCCGCTTCGAGGCGCTCGCCGTCCCGGAGCTCGATCGTCCACCGTGCGGTGTCTTCATCCCAAGTCGTACCCCGGACCTCGCAGTCGAAGCGGCAGTAGGGCTTGATCGCGTACTTCTCGGCACACTCTTCGAGGTACTCGAGGATCTCCGGCTGCGGCGCGTAAGGGCGCGACCAATCGGGCTTCACTTCGAACGAGTAGGAGTAGAGATGCGAGGGGATGTCGCACGCACAGCCGGGGTAGCGGTTGTGGAACCAGGTGCCCCCGAGGCCAGCGGCCTTCTCGAGGATCACGAAGTTCTCGAAGCCGGCCTTCTTCAGGTGGATGGCCATGCAGAGGCCGCCGGGGCCGGCGCCGATAATGACAATTCGGGGATCGCGTTTCGGTGTTTGGGTCACTGGAAGGGGTTCCTCAACGAAGCCACTCGGGAGAGTGGGTTCCCAGGGGCGACGGCGGAAGGTCCCACCGTGCCGGAGTGTGTTCCATTTCTACGATGGGCGCGAGATGCTCTAGCCGACCCCACGCCGTGTCCGACGAGGCCACGAAGCGTTCGGGCCGATCGAAGCCGCGAGCCTGGTCGCGGTCGTGGATCGTACCGAGACGGGTGAGCCACATCCCGGTCTGGCAGAGGGACTCCTTTACGTGCCAACTGCCGCCCTCGGTGCACCTGCGGGAGAGTGCGGTCATGGCACCGAACGCCGCGAGGTAGCCGGTCGTGTAGTCCGTCGCGGCGGCGGGAATCAGCGCGGGCCGGCCGTCGCGCGCTTCGGAGTCGGCGATGCCCGTCGCAGACTGCGCGAGTTGTTCCCAGCCGGGGCGATGGGCCCAGGGGCCGACGTGGCCGTAGCAATCGAGCGACACGACAATGATACCCGGCCGTCGCGCGGCGAGCTCGGTCGGCGAGAGGCCGCGGGCGGCAAGCGCGCCCGGGCGGTAGCTTTGGCAGAACAGGTCTGCGGTCTCCACGAGCTCGTCGAGTCTCGTGCGATCGTCGTCGCGGTCGAGATCGAGGAACGCGTTGCGCTTTCCGTGGCCGGTGTCGATGACGAACGGCTCGATGCTCGGCACGCGCTCCGCGCCGATTCGCAGGACGTCCGCGCCGTAGGAAGCGAGAGTTCGTCCGCAGGTTGGGCCCGCGAGCACTCGCGTCAGATCGAGGGCGCGAACACCATCGAGCGGGCGATCTCCGGGGGGGAGTGGTCGCGCGGCCGCGTCGCCGATGCGCTCGATCTCGATCACGGGGAGCGACGCGAGGGCCCTTCCTTGGGGATGCTCTGCCCATTCCTCGGTCGTGCGGACGACGGTACCACAGAGGCCGCGCAGCGCGATCGCGTCTTCTAGTTCGGCAGCGTCGTGGGCGCGCACCGCGTCGGCGATCGCGTTCGCGTCGAGGGTGCAGCCGAGTAGATCGACCGCGCCTTGCGCGAGTGCCGGGAAGCCGCCGTGCAGATGAATCCACCTGCCGTCCCGCGTCTCGTAGAGCCCGCTCGCCGGATTGTGGTGCCGCGTGAGGTCGACGCCGCTCGAGGCCTTCTGCAGGACGAAGCTGACCAGGCTCATTGCGGCGCCGGAGACGTCGACCGAGACCTTCTGCGCCTCCCCCGTTCGGGCCTCGTGCAGTTGCGCGGCCGCCGCCCCGGTCAGGCCGAGGGCGGCTGCGGCGGCTTCGCCTGCCGGGTAGCGCGTGGGGAGGACGGGGTCCGCTCCTCGTACGTCGATCCGGGGGCCGGCCGGGGCGTCGAGGCGCGCGGCGCGAAGAAGGGGATCGAGATCCAAAACGTTCGTCGGGTCCTCGCGGCGTTTCAGCCGCCGAGGACCTCCTTCGCCCGTTCCCGCAGAACGAATTTGGTGACCTTCCCGGAGGCGTTCACCGGGAGTTCGGATACGACTTCGACGAAGCGCGGGACCTTGTAGTTGGCCATGTTCGCACGACACCAGGTAATGACGCCGTCCGGCTCGAGCGCCTTGCCCGGGCCGGGTACGACGAAGGCCATTCCCACTTCGCCCATGCGCGCGTCGGGAACGCCGATGACGGCGACCTGGGCGAAGTCCCCGCTGCTGAACATGAGATTCTCGATCTCGGCCGGGTAGCAGTTGAAGCCGCCCATGATGAACATGTCCTTGATACGGTCGGTGATTCTGAGGTAGCCGCGGTCGTCCATGATGGCGATGTCGCCGGTATGCAGCCAGTTGTCCGCATCCACGGCCTTCGCGGTTTCGGCGGGGTCGTCGAGGTAGCCCTTCATGACGTTGTAACCGCGCACCACGACTTCGCCGGGTTCGCCCCGCGCGACCTCTTCGCCGGCCTCGTTCACGCAACGAACCTCGACGTCGTCGATGGCACGTCCGGAGGTCGTCGCGATGGTTTCGGCGTCGTCATCTTCCCGGCACATGGAGACGGTTCCACACGACTCTGTGAGGCCGTAGCCGGTGATGACCGTGTCGAACCCGAGCTCCGTCTTCATCCGGTGGATGAGCTCGACGGGGATTGCGGCGGCGCCGGTGACGGCGAGGCGTAGGTTCGAGATGTCGTGCTTGGCCAGGTCGGGGTGGGCCAGGATGGATTGATAGAGCGTCGGCGGTCCGGGCAGCATCGAGATCTTGTCCTCGCCGATGCGGGCGAGAACCTGCGGGACGTCGAAGACGAGATGTGGCAGCGCGGTCGCGCCGCGCAGGATGCACGACAGCCAGCCCGCCTTGTAGCCGAACGCGTGGAAGAACGGATTCACGATGAGGTAGCGGTCGCCGGCGGTGAGTCCGACGATGCCGGACCACGCGAGGAACACTTTCGTATTCTGGCCGTGCGTCGTCATGACGCCCTTGGGCTTCCCGGTCGTTCCGGACGTGAACATGATGTCAGACAGATCGTCGGGCGACACGGCGGCGGCCCGCTCTCGTGCCTTCTCTTCGGGGACCGATTCACCGCGCGCGAGAAATTCGTCCCACCCGGTCGCTCCCGCTGTGGACCCACGAAGCGCGACGATGCCCTCGAGCGAGGGGATGTCTTCCTGCTGGATCTCGGCAACGTAGTCGACGCCGAGGAAGTCGGTCACCGTGCACAGGAGCTTGGCGCCACTCGACTGAAGGATGTATGCGGCCTCCGCCTTCTTCAGTCGGGTGTTCAGCGGCACCAGTGTCGCACCGGCGGAGTGCAGGCCGATGGCGGCCAGGATCCACTCATGGATGTTCGGCGCCCAGATCGCGACCCGGTCGCCGGGCCCGATCCCGGCGGCGATGAAGGCCCGGGCGACGCGGACGCCGGCGTCCGCGAGCTCGGAAAAGCTGAGCCGGGTGTCGCCTTCTTCGATCGCGATGGCGCTTCCGAACTGCTCGGCAGCCTCTTGGACGGCCCCTGGAATGGTGCGTTGCATGACGCGGTTTTATCCGAAGGGCCGGGCGGCTTCCATGTTGACCCGGATGTGGGCTCAGTCGACGGGTTTCGGATCCTCGACTTCGGCCGTGACCCTCGCCCAGGCTAGTTCCGCACCCTCGTGCTGACGAAGGCGGGGCCAGCGCATAGGAGCCCTGTTCGCTAGGTGCCTCCGCGGGGAGAACGACCAGAATATGGCCGCCGGGTTCGATGTCGCGCTCCAACCGCTGGACGGTCGGCGGACCGAGCGGCGTTCCGAAGACGGTCAGGTTTGCGTCCTCACTCAGGATTCGCAGCAGGACCTTCTTCTGGCCCAGCGTCTTCCACCGCTCGTACTTCACCTTCGAGATGGCCTCGCCGTGTTCGAGGATCCACCGGATACCGGTGCGCTCTACGAGCGTGCGCAGGTTCTTGGGGTGGGGTGGCTCCGCCGTCAGCCGGCGGAGTGCCTTGTGCCACTCCGGCATGAACCGGGTGTGCCCGTTGACGATGGGGAGCCAGTGGTCGGTACTCTGAACCATGTACAGCGTCTGGTGGCGCTTGGGGAGAATCGACCCGGGGGACCCCGGGTCGGGGATGTTGAGCAATGGCCCGCGTTCGAGGCGGGCGAGGAGGCGAACCGGCTTAGGTGCGAACCGGCGGCTCGGTGGTTTCGGGGGGGTCGTGCGTCCAGAGCCGACCATTTCGATCTATGAGGTCGACGCGGGGAGGTGACGAGCGAGGCGGGAAATCGCCTGGGAGATATGCTCTACCCAGCACATGGACCTGGAGTTCACCGACGAGCAGAACCTTCTGCGGGAGACCGTTCGCGGGCTCTGTGAGCAGTACGCGTCGTACGAGGTCGTGCGGGCACTCGAGGACGACTCGTCCGGCTGCGCAGCGGATCTCTGGAGGCAGCTCGGTGCACTCGGGCTCATTGGTCTGCGCTTGCCCGAGGCGTACGGTGGCGCCGCGCAGGGAATGCAGGAGGCCGTCCTTCTCTACGAGGAGCTCGGCCGCGCCCTGGCGCCCACGCCGCACTTCGGAAGTGCGGTCCTCGGAGCCGGGGCCCTCCTCGAAGCCGGCAGCGACGCGCAGAAGAAGCAGTGGCTTCCGAGCATCGCATCGGGTGCGGCGGTGCTCGCACCTGCCTGGTTGGAACCGCGCAGCGGGTTCGATTCCGGAGGCGTCCAGTTGGAAGCGAAGTCGGTGGACGGCGGCTATTCACTGTCCGGCACGAAGAGCCACGTGGCCTTCGCCAAGATCGCAGACCGGTTGGTCGTTCTTGCGCGAACGGGCACCCCGGCGGAGGCTATCGACCTCTTTCTCGTCGATCCCGCTGCACCCGGCGTCGAACTTGTGCAAAGCAAGACGATGGCCTCGGACGCGCAGTTCGAAGTCCGCCTCGACGGCGTTCGCGCTTCAGAAGCGGACCGGATCGGTGCAGCCGGGACGGGTTGGGCGACCTGGAAGCGCGGGATGTACGACGGCGTGATCCTTCTCGCCGCACAAGCGATCGGCGGTGCGGATCGGGCGCTGGAGATGACCGTCGCGTACGCGAAGGAGCGCCACCAGTTCGGCAAGCCGCTCGGTGCGTTCCAGTCGCTCTCGCACTACATGGCCGA from Candidatus Binatia bacterium includes these protein-coding regions:
- a CDS encoding FadD3 family acyl-CoA ligase; amino-acid sequence: MQRTIPGAVQEAAEQFGSAIAIEEGDTRLSFSELADAGVRVARAFIAAGIGPGDRVAIWAPNIHEWILAAIGLHSAGATLVPLNTRLKKAEAAYILQSSGAKLLCTVTDFLGVDYVAEIQQEDIPSLEGIVALRGSTAGATGWDEFLARGESVPEEKARERAAAVSPDDLSDIMFTSGTTGKPKGVMTTHGQNTKVFLAWSGIVGLTAGDRYLIVNPFFHAFGYKAGWLSCILRGATALPHLVFDVPQVLARIGEDKISMLPGPPTLYQSILAHPDLAKHDISNLRLAVTGAAAIPVELIHRMKTELGFDTVITGYGLTESCGTVSMCREDDDAETIATTSGRAIDDVEVRCVNEAGEEVARGEPGEVVVRGYNVMKGYLDDPAETAKAVDADNWLHTGDIAIMDDRGYLRITDRIKDMFIMGGFNCYPAEIENLMFSSGDFAQVAVIGVPDARMGEVGMAFVVPGPGKALEPDGVITWCRANMANYKVPRFVEVVSELPVNASGKVTKFVLRERAKEVLGG
- a CDS encoding NAD(P)/FAD-dependent oxidoreductase, yielding MTQTPKRDPRIVIIGAGPGGLCMAIHLKKAGFENFVILEKAAGLGGTWFHNRYPGCACDIPSHLYSYSFEVKPDWSRPYAPQPEILEYLEECAEKYAIKPYCRFDCEVRGTTWDEDTARWTIELRDGERLEADVVVSAIGMFNELNYPEIEGLDSFEGTRFHSARWNWDHDLSGERVGVVGSAASAVQFVPQIVKDAARVDYYQRTANWVMPKQDDPYPEDVLEHFRANPDVAQGVRDEIFNRINSGGPQTFDFIQPDMEAACHGNIALVEDPEVRAKLVPTHPWGCKRPLFSNDYYPAFNRPNLELITSGVERITKNSIVAVDGTEREIETLILATGFKTTKYLSALDVRGRGGVTIEEAWSDGAQAYKGVTTAGFPNLFMLYGPNTNSDSLITMIEYHVEHAMLHIQRIADEGLAWVDVKPEPMAEYNEELQREIAAVKVWFAGCTDYYRAPSGRIVTQWPRTMGQHHEMLSSLDLDAYEVKRSPTDSS
- a CDS encoding acyl-CoA/acyl-ACP dehydrogenase; protein product: MDLEFTDEQNLLRETVRGLCEQYASYEVVRALEDDSSGCAADLWRQLGALGLIGLRLPEAYGGAAQGMQEAVLLYEELGRALAPTPHFGSAVLGAGALLEAGSDAQKKQWLPSIASGAAVLAPAWLEPRSGFDSGGVQLEAKSVDGGYSLSGTKSHVAFAKIADRLVVLARTGTPAEAIDLFLVDPAAPGVELVQSKTMASDAQFEVRLDGVRASEADRIGAAGTGWATWKRGMYDGVILLAAQAIGGADRALEMTVAYAKERHQFGKPLGAFQSLSHYMADAVTAIDGGRVLVQEAAWARDAGRSVARLAPMAKSFACKTFRDTTKAAQQIHGGMGFSVEYDIQLYFRRAKQLQVSWWDTHYCEELIAAHVLDGDGPPDLRSAPA
- a CDS encoding CoA transferase: MDLDPLLRAARLDAPAGPRIDVRGADPVLPTRYPAGEAAAAALGLTGAAAAQLHEARTGEAQKVSVDVSGAAMSLVSFVLQKASSGVDLTRHHNPASGLYETRDGRWIHLHGGFPALAQGAVDLLGCTLDANAIADAVRAHDAAELEDAIALRGLCGTVVRTTEEWAEHPQGRALASLPVIEIERIGDAAARPLPPGDRPLDGVRALDLTRVLAGPTCGRTLASYGADVLRIGAERVPSIEPFVIDTGHGKRNAFLDLDRDDDRTRLDELVETADLFCQSYRPGALAARGLSPTELAARRPGIIVVSLDCYGHVGPWAHRPGWEQLAQSATGIADSEARDGRPALIPAAATDYTTGYLAAFGAMTALSRRCTEGGSWHVKESLCQTGMWLTRLGTIHDRDQARGFDRPERFVASSDTAWGRLEHLAPIVEMEHTPARWDLPPSPLGTHSPEWLR